Proteins encoded in a region of the Elaeis guineensis isolate ETL-2024a chromosome 7, EG11, whole genome shotgun sequence genome:
- the LOC140859164 gene encoding protein EFFECTOR OF TRANSCRIPTION 2-like, giving the protein MSPRLKREECLRTKHDSLFSKWKVLIGPSDWEDYSLGKDGVERYRIHNIPIHSACPGLYELGIASNPGGEDKRTRRHAAENVIVVYLGQADNVRTRLQQYGRAGAHLDHRNSSTSADKIEFPFTQNGPGLFKEIFSRGHSIMFRWVPMTSKIEAEKTEASLLEVFDYAWNRRGNGVCRREEVLSKLDKAATSPISSAYRKVQQWKQTVFDKKAGIKINGSMPLDEVGSSEGRKGFLPDVLKFVTSRPRLVQGGDGIPGDHDICGVGIGGGLVCRNKPVKGRERCEEHKGRRIAGIGKVTSGELTATSEKSSVCGFVSEGGSVCSELAIHGRKRCELHKGRRVLESHLHISSDSKLQSHMMLTKNLTSAYDVDQEYNICGVVYWDGSICRKKPVSGRKRCEHHKGQRIAGTRLLTSEDWMTKKECNLDEPYDICGVVIGDGYVCRRKPVIGRKRCEEHKGRRVTSPGLMISMESSRAVSRSSSACGVTLSNGSICMNSPVPGRKRCSLHKGRRVTETPLLKYVQISSLPSPVVAAKFSLNSDIKLARMINNL; this is encoded by the exons ATGTCTCCCAGATTGAAGAGAGAGGAATGCCTGCGAACCAAGCACGACTCCCTCTTCTCCAAATGGAAG GTTCTTATTGGACCATCTGATTGGGAGGACTACTCCTTGGGAAAAGATGGAGTAGAAAGGTACAGGATCCATAATATTCCTATACATAGTGCATGCCCTGGTCTCTATGAGTTAGGCATAGCTTCAAATCCTGGAGGTGAAGATAAGAGGACTCGCAGGCATGCTGCAGAGAATGTTATTGTTGTGTACCTTGGGCAAGCTGATAATGTTAGAACAAGGCTCCAACAATATGGCCGTGCAGGAGCTCATTTGGACCATAGAAATTCAAGTACTTCTGCAGATAAAATTGAATTCCCGTTTACTCAGAATGGACCAGGACTGTTCAAAGAGATTTTCTCAAGGGGACACTCCATCATGTTCAGATGGGTTCCG ATGACTAGCAAAATAGAAGCTGAGAAGACAGAGGCCAGCCTGCTTGAAGTCTTTGACTATGCCTGGAATAGACGTGGAAATGGTGTCTGTCGCCGAGAAGAGGTCCTCTCAAAGTTAGATAAGGCAGCCACCAGCCCAATCTCATCTGCCTATAGAAAGGTACAGCAGTGGAAGCAGACTGTATTTGATAAGAAAGCAGGGATCAAAATCAATGGAAGCATGCCACTTGATGAAGTGGGATCATCTGAAGGTAGGAAAGGTTTTCTCCCAGACGTGCTCAAGTTTGTTACTTCCCGCCCTCGATTAGTTCAAGGGGGTGATGGCATTCCTGGGGATCATGATATCTGTGGAGTGGGTATTGGTGGTGGATTAGTTTGTAGAAACAAACCAGTTAAAGGAAGAGAAAGGTGTGAAGAGCATAAAGGAAGGAGGATTGCTGGCATTGGTAAAGTAACTAGCGGAGAACTCACAGCAACATCAGAGAAATCATCTGTGTGTGGTTTTGTTTCAGAAGGCGGTTCTGTTTGTTCCGAACTAGCAATTCATGGAAGAAAGAGGTGTGAATTACACAAAGGCAGAAGGGTTCTTGAATCTCATCTACACATATCATCTGATAGTAAACTCCAATCTCATATGATGTTGACCAAGAATCTAACATCTGCATATGATGTTGACCAGGAATATAACATCTGTGGAGTCGTCTATTGGGATGGGTCTATTTGCAGGAAAAAGCCTGTTTCAGGGCGAAAAAGGTGTGAGCACCATAAAGGACAGAGAATTGCTGGAACTAGATTATTAACAAGTGAAGATTGGATGACAAAAAAAGAATGTAACCTTGATGAGCCCTATGATATCTGTGGAGTGGTCATTGGTGATGGCTATGTTTGTAGGAGGAAACCAGTAATAGGAAGGAAAAGATGTGAAGAACACAAAGGAAGGAGGGTCACATCACCTGGGTTAATGATAAGCATGGAGAGCTCTAGAGCGGTGAGCAGATCATCATCTGCATGTGGTGTTACTTTAAGTAATGGTTCTATTTGTATGAATTCACCAGTTCCAGGAAGGAAGAGATGCTCACTACACAAAGGTAGAAGGGTCACCGAAACCCCACTCCTTAAATATGTACAAATATCGAGTTTGCCAAGTCCTGTTGTTGCTGCTAAGTTTTCACTGAACTCTGATATAAAACTTGCAAGAATGATAAATAATTTGTAA